The DNA segment CCTGATCGTATGTGGTTGAATTCTCTTGATTACACTAACGATATCATCACCCTTGCCGGGATAGCTCTTGATAACGCCACTATCGCTGAATATATGGACAAGATAAGCAAATCCGACTTTTTTGTGGCGGCTGAGCTTAAGAATTCTTCGCTGACCAAGGTCGGTAACCAGAAATTGAAAGCTTTTTCGATGATTATCAACGCTGTGGCTCCGGCCCGGCCCGCCCCCGCTCCTGTTGCGGGAGGCGTGAAATAATAAGCGGACGGCTCATGGACACCAAGAACATCCAGGCGGCTTTTGATTCCTTTATTGACACTAAGGTTACCCCCTTGTCGGTCAATCACAAAGTGGCGATTGCCTTGGCAGCGCTCATCGTGCCGGCCGCGTTGTTTTATTTTTTGTATTTTTCACCAAAAAGGCAAGAGATTATAGCCCTTGAGGCAAGTGTGACCCAGTTGCAACAGCAGATCGCCGAAGTTAAGGTCAAGGCTGCCAAACTTGACGAGCAAAAGGCCTTGATGGCCGATATTGAAAAGAAATTTAAAGAAGCGGCCTTAGTGATTCCCGACACCAAGGAAATACCCTCTTTGCTGTCAAGCATCTCTGGTGAAGGCAGTCGCGCCGGACTGGATATCTTATCCTTCGTTCCCGGGGCAGAGGCGGTCAAGGGTTTTTATGCCGAGATTCCGGTGGCTCTTTCTGTCAACGGAACCTACCATAATGTCGGCTATTTTTTAGATACGGTTAGCAAGTTACCCCGTATTGTCAATGTGTCTAAGGTTCTATTGGGAAGTCCGAAGTTGACCGATGGGGAGATGCTTGTAGACGCGAAATTGGATCTGGTCACCTATAAATTTATTGAGCCAGTCGAGGCAGCGAAGAACAATGCAACGAAGAAATAAGATGCATTCTCTACTTCTTCTTGGCTGCATTGTTCTTCTCTTTGGGGGGGGCATGGGTAGTGTTTGTGCCGCTGAGGTAGTCCCTCAGAATTCAGGTACGGTGGTGGCAGAAACAACGCTGCAGAAAAAGGGGTTGGAGGAAATGCTGAAAATACCTTTTGCTTACCGGCGAGAAAACCGTTCCGATCCATTCCGGCCATTCTTGACGGAAGAGACCGGTCCCACCCTGCGGGCCACAGAGGAAGATGCACCTTTAGTCGGGATGCAATTGTTTGAACCTGGGCAGTTGACCCTGGTGGCGATACTTTTTTCGGGAGAGCAGACTTTGGCCATGGTGGAGGATTCCACCGGTATGGGCCATATTATTCGGGTGAATGATAAAATTGGCCGTCGGGGCGAAGTGAAATCGATTGTATCCAACGCCGTCATCATTGAGGAGTGGTCTCTGACCACCAGCGGCACTAAGCGGGTCATGACCAATGAAATGGTGTTGCGAAAAGAGGGAGATCAATAGTGAATATCCAGCGACTTACGATATTGTGCGTAATGTTCCTGACTCTGACCATGTCAGTGGTTTTTGAGAAAGGGTGTCTGGCTCAGGCAGATGGCGAGTATCAGGCCTCGAGTGTTGTTTTTG comes from the Desulfobulbaceae bacterium genome and includes:
- a CDS encoding pilus assembly protein PilO, which codes for MDTKNIQAAFDSFIDTKVTPLSVNHKVAIALAALIVPAALFYFLYFSPKRQEIIALEASVTQLQQQIAEVKVKAAKLDEQKALMADIEKKFKEAALVIPDTKEIPSLLSSISGEGSRAGLDILSFVPGAEAVKGFYAEIPVALSVNGTYHNVGYFLDTVSKLPRIVNVSKVLLGSPKLTDGEMLVDAKLDLVTYKFIEPVEAAKNNATKK